One stretch of Schizosaccharomyces pombe strain 972h- genome assembly, chromosome: III DNA includes these proteins:
- the fxn1 gene encoding frataxin, whose amino-acid sequence MQSLRAAFRRRTPIFLKPYEFSTNVFGLRCRYYSQVRHNGALTDLEYHRVADDTLDVLNDTFEDLLEEVGKKDYDIQYANGVITLMLGEKGTYVINKQPPAHQIWLSSPVSGPKHYEYSLKSKTWCSTRDEGTLLGILSSEFSKWFSRPIEFKKSEDF is encoded by the exons ATGCAGTCTTTGCGAGCAGCCTTTCGCAGACGAAccccaatttttttgaagccTTATGAATTCTCGACTAATGTTTTTGGGCTACGCTGTAGGTATTATTCACAAGTACGGCATAATGGAGCTTTGACGGATCTTGAGTATCATCGAGTTGCAGATGACACCCTTGATGTCTTAAATGATACATTTGAGGATTTATTAGAAGAAgtaggaaaaaaagattatgATATTCAATATGCT AATGGAGTAATTACTCTTATGCTTGGTGAAAAGGGGACTTATGTAATAAATAAGCAGCCTCCTGCTCATCAAATTTGGCTTTCATCCCCAGTAAG TGGTCCCAAACATTATGAATATTCTCTCAAATCAAAAACTTGGTGTTCAACCCGTGATGAAGGGACTCTACTAGGAATCTTATCGAGCGAATTCAGTAAATGGTTTTCGCGACCCATTGAGTTCAAAAAGTCCGAAGATTTTTAG
- the pet127 gene encoding RNA metabolism pathway protein Pet127, whose amino-acid sequence MLIYKKKNFGRRSVYNLKKCLHKGFQINSCNIKAADNVLHSKASAFEKVNVVDKESIGNLQHHLDTVLPKKKFQFLRDPKTNDYKWDEYLSKILPVDKFNFGLLSKFRPPSEDEQLQKVANSIGAEFVGSTSSLTGLMSQLHFFISKWKFPNFSDLSKGFYISPNERNFTRLCRSASSVHISYQNGLYCIDKDKSLTKEPSVNIILMNVGKSLETFFTVDKDQFLLYKKPPSSNGVLKPLKDVFQYGRCSSLLVRSQLDCYDKKIPESGVFDLKTRAVFGVRMNQTQPELFKSYKLTHYYGNRISFEREYFDLIRSAFMKYSLQARLGYMQGVFVAYHNTSDIFGFQYIPLVAMDRAIHGSSEIGEAEFNLNLQLLEKILQYATSIFPKRSFRVMLSTTEDVPNPPLKVYLEVADDKENRGFDLLDGQKNLEAKTVSPSNFCALEVCALQFVNGVHKSVVKHLDEKETWSIKYHFRKPRDQDNLLRNYIRLRDDIKRRESKISNPPESLLHDYYACSEQYYKRN is encoded by the exons ATGttgatttataaaaaaaagaatttcgGTCGTCGATCTGTttataatttgaaaaaatgcttACATAAAGGTTTTCAAATTAATAGTTGTAATATTAAAGCTGCAGACAACGTTTTACACTCTAAAGCGTCTGCCTTTGAAA aAGTCAACGTTGTGGACAAAGAGTCAATAGGCAACTTACAGCACCATTTGGACACTGTATTAcctaaaaagaaattccAGTTTCTTCGTGATCCGAAGACTAATGACTATAAATGGGATGAATACTTGTCAAAAATCTTGCCAGttgataaatttaattttggcCTTTTAAGTAAGTTTCGTCCTCCTTCCGAAGATGAACAATTACAAAAAGTCGCAAATTCTATCGGTGCTGAATTTGTTGGTTCCACTAGTTCTTTGACTGGCTTAATGTCTCAATTACACTTCTTTATAAGTAAATGGAAATTTCCGAATTTTTCAGATCTGTCAAAAGGATTCTACATTAGTCCAAATGAACGTAACTTTACACGATTATGCCGATCGGCTAGTAGTGTACACATAAGTTATCAAAACGGGCTTTATTGTATAGACAAAGACAAGAGCTTGACCAAAGAACCTTCTGTCAACATCATATTGATGAACGTTGGGAAATCGTTGGAGACTTTTTTTACTGTTGATAAAGACCAGTTCTTGTTATACAAGAAACCTCCCTCTTCAAACGGTGTACTGAAGCCTTTAAAGGATGTCTTTCAGTATGGTCGATGTTCTTCGCTTTTGGTTAGATCTCAACTGGATTGTTACGATAAGAAAATTCCTGAATCTGGCGTCTTTGATTTGAAGACGAGAGCTGTATTTGGGGTTCGTATGAATCAGACACAGCCGGAATTGTTCAAGAGTTATAAACTTACGCATTATTATGGAAACCGAATCTCGTTCGAGCGAGAGTACTTTGATTTAATTAGGTCCGCTTTTATGAAGTATAGTCTGCAAGCCAGACTTGGTTACATGCAAGGAGTTTTCGTTGCATATCATAACACAAGCGatatttttggttttcaGTATATACCGCTTGTGGCGATGGACCGAGCAATTCATGGAAGCAGTGAAATAGGCGAAGCggaatttaatttaaatcttcaatTGTTGGAAAAAATTCTGCAATATGCAACTTCAATTTTCCCTAAACGTTCATTTCGAGTTATGCTTTCTACTACTGAAGACGTACCTAACCCCCCTTTAAAAGTGTACTTAGAAGTAGCAGAtgataaagaaaacaggGGGTTTGATTTACTGGATGGTCAGAAAAATCTGGAAGCCAAAACTGTGTCACCTTCCAATTTTTGTGCATTAGAAGTTTGTGCCCTACAATTTGTGAATGGTGTTCACAAGTCTGTTGTCAAACATCTTgatgaaaaggaaacatGGTCTATTAAATATCACTTTCGAAAACCTCGTGATCAGGataatttattaagaaATTACATACGGCTGAGAGATGACATAAAAAGACGAGAAAGCAAAATCTCAAATCCACCTGAAAGTTTGTTACACGACTATTACGCTTGTTCCGaacaatattataaaaGGAATTGA
- the lig4 gene encoding DNA repair ligase Lig4, translated as MDEAKETVFTKPQNHSSTLEFYDFVTTLLEPLSRIGKTRKSKTSNLDPYELKRKILLDYFNKWRQHVGPDLYPLLRLMLPDLDRERGSYGFKEFGLGKLFIRAMHLSPTSEDAKSLKNWRGSESKHTGDFSTMLQDILQRRAYRTFPGAFTVGDVNALLDQLADASSEDTRVNILEQFYRSLSPLELRWLIPILLKVRKYGTSEKFILSVFHPDAARLYRLCSSLKRICWELYDPSRSLDETETDVEVFSCFQPQLANFKKKDLHQTLEAMGNKPFWIEEKLDGERIQLHMSSGKFQFYSRNARSYTYAYGSSYFDEQSRLTQYIIGAFDKRISQIILDGEMVTWDPVLETVIPYGSLRSIFEDSSSHSSYSPYYVVFDILYLNGKSLVKYSLESRRRILEKVIVRESHRMSILPYKVGSTIEDIEAELRNVIQEGSEGLVIKKPSGSYHLGERMDDWIKVKPYYLQGFGEDLDCLILGGYFGRGKQSGKINSFLCGLRMDYTPKDHSEKFQSFVRVGGGFTYFDRDIIRKETEGKWLPWSSDALEYMELAGTKQDFEKPDMWIHPKDSLVLQIKAAEVVVSNRFKTNYTLRFPRLEKVRLDRSWKDALTINEFFTLKNAVEKQDNVSFHVNKKRKVSQKREKQKKFLYDEPTFKKEASPHSDVLKNLHFVVLPPTELHETKAGLQQIIIENGGLIHQGVGNFGKERLFLVADRVSTRVSIERSKNMCTIIRSQWVMDSVNNQRLMPQWSYLLFSKDEKYSWKTALESLSAKSLSNLLVELKQLDLSKEYSKISDDTSILNLTISKEEASFVGAFPFLKFTVFLDLKGIENSELYDVRMGQYRLTKCILLWNGATIEKDISSKKLTHVVMFVEDSTRLEQLTKACELYQIEPKFVNFEWVVNEWKKASTNILG; from the exons ATGGACGAAGCCAAAGAGACGGTATTTACGAAACCTCAAAATCATTCAAGCACCCTTGAATTCTATGATTTTGTTACAACATTATTGGAACCGTTATCAAGAATTGGAAAGACTAGGAAATCCAAAACATCAAACCTTGACCCTTATGAATTAAAGCGCAAAATCCTCTTGGATTACTTTAATAAATGGCGACAACATGTAGGACCAGATCTTTATCCATTACTTCGACTaa TGCTTCCTGAT TTGGATCGTGAAAGAGGATCATATGGGTTCAAGGAATTTGGGCTTGGAAAACTGTTTATTCGA GCTATGCATTTGAGTCCTACTTCTGAAGATGCaaaatctttgaaaaattggaGAGGATCCGAGTCCAAACATACTGGAGATTTTTCTACCATGTTGCAGG atattttacaaagaaGGGCATACAGGACCTTTCCTGGTGCCTTTACAGTTGGTGATGTCAACGCCCTGCTGGATCAATTAGCAGATGCTTCTTCTGA GGATACCCGAGTTAATATTTTGGAGCAATTTTATAGATCCTTGAGTCCTCTTGAGCTTCGATGGCTAATTCCCATTTTACTGAAAG tTCGAAAATACGGAACATCGGAAAAATTCATACTTTCTGTGTTCCATCCTGATGCAGCTCGATTATATCGACTGTGTAGCTCCTTAAAGAGAATTTGTTGGGAGCTCTATGATCCTAGTCGGTCTCTTGATGAAACTGAAACAGATGTGGAAGTCTTTAGTTGCTTCCAGCCTCAGCTAgccaatttcaaaaaaaaggatcTCCATCAAACGCTGGAAGCCATGGGAAATAAACCGTTTTGgattgaagaaaagctAGACGGGGAGCGTATTCAATTACACATGAGTTCAGGAAAATTCCAATTCTATAGTCGAAATGCCAGGTCGTACACTTATGCCTATGGCTCTAGTTATTTCGATGAACAATCTAGGCTGACACAATACATCATTGGAGCATTTGACAAACGTATTTCACAAATTATTCTTGATGGAGAAATGGTTACATGGGATCCAGTGTTGGAAACAGTGATCCCATACGGAAGTTTAAGAAgcatttttgaagattctTCCTCTCATTCATCCTACAGCCCTTATTACGTTGTGTTCGATATTTTGTATCTTAATGGGAAGTCTTTGGTAAAGTACTCATTAGAATCAAGAAGACGAATATTAGAGAAAGTAATTGTTCGCGAATCTCATCGTATGAGTATTCTACCTTACAAGGTCGGCAGTACTATTGAAGATATTGAAGCAGAGTTACGGAATGTTATTCAAGAAGGATCCGAAGGGTTGGTTATCAAGAAACCAAGTGGAAGTTATCACCTTGGAGAACGAATGGATGACTGGATCAAAGTTAAGCCTTACTATCTTCAGGGTTTCGGAGAAGATTTGGATTGCCTTATTTTAGGCGGGTATTTTGGCCGAGGTAAGCAGTCgggaaaaataaattcgtTTCTTTGTGGACTACGCATGGACTACACTCCAAAAGACCATTCTGAGAAGTTTCAGTCATTTGTTCGTGTAGGTGGTGGATTTACTTACTTTGATCGCGATATAATTCGAAAGGAGACAGAAGGAAAATGGCTTCCTTGGTCTTCTGATGCTTTAGAATATATGGAATTGGCTGGCACTAAACAAGACTTTGAAAAGCCTGATATGTGGATTCATCCGAAGGATTCATTAGTTCTCCAAATCAAAGCTGCGGAAGTTGTAGTATCTA ATCGGTTTAAGACAAACTATACGTTAAGATTTCCAAGACTAGAAAAAGTGAGGCTGGATCGAAGCTGGAAAGACGCATTGACTatcaatgaattttttacgCTAAAAAACGCTGTTGAAAAACAGGATAACGTTTCCTTTcatgttaataaaaaaagaaaagtgtctcaaaaaagagaaaagcagaaaaagTTTCTTTATGATGAACCCACGTTTAAAAAGGAAGCTTCTCCTCACTCTGATGTATTGAAAAACTTACATTTTG TCGTCCTGCCTCCAACAGAATTGCATGAAACTAAAGCCGGTTTGCAACAAATAATAATCGAAAACGGAGGTTTAATTCATCAGGGTGTTGGAAATTTTGGGAAAGAAAGGTTATTTTTAGTTGCCGACAGAG TATCTACTAGGGTTTCTATCGAGCGGAGCAAAAACATGTGTACTATTATTCGATCTCAATGGGTAATGGACAGTGTAAATAATCAACGCTTAATGCCACAATGGTCATA TCTTCTCTTTtctaaagatgaaaaatattcatgGAAGACAGCATTGGAGTCCTTGAGTGCGAAATCCTTGTCTAATTTATTGGTGGAATTGAAACAGCTGGACTTGAGTAAAGAGTACTCAAAAATTTCCGATGACACTTCTATTTTGAATCTTACAATTTCGAAGGAAGAAGCCAGTTTTGTTGGTgcctttccttttttaaagtttaCAGTATTCTTAGATTTGAAAGGAATCGAAAATTCTGAGTTGTATGATGTTCGAATGGGGCAATACCGCTTAACCAAATGTATATTGCTATGGAACGGAGCTACAATAGAGAAagatatttcttcaaaaaaattgacaCACGTGGTAATGTTTGTGGAAGATTCAACTCGTTTAGAACAACTAACAAAGGCGTGCGAACT ATATCAAATTGAACccaaatttgttaattttgaatgggTCGTTAATGAGTGGAAAAAGGCGAGTACTAACATATTAGGCTGA
- the ung1 gene encoding uracil DNA N-glycosylase Ung1, translating into MTVLNTTDKRKADDTVNKLDGKLKQPRLDNFFKTNTSSPALKDTQVLDNKENNSVSKFNKEKWAENLTPAQRKLLQLEIDTLESSWFDALKDEFLKPYFLNLKEFLMKEWQSQRVFPPKEDIYSWSHHTPLHKTKVILLGQDPYHNIGQAHGLCFSVRPGIPCPPSLVNIYKAIKIDYPDFVIPKTGYLVPWADQGILMLNASLTVRAHQAASHSGKGWETFTSAVLQVALNRNRKGLVILAWGTPAAKRLQGLPLKAHYVLRSVHPSPLSAHRGFFECHHFKKTNEWLEEQYGPEKCINWSAVSEQKAKIKSSELESSSTE; encoded by the exons ATGACTGTTCTGAATACTACAGATAAGCGTAAAGCTGATGATACCGTTAATAAACTTGACGGGAAATTAAAGCAGCCACGTTtggataatttttttaagacaAACACCTCATCGCCTGCTTTAAAGGATACTCAGGTACTTGATAATAAAGAGAACAACTCTGTCTCAAAGTtcaataaagaaaaatgggCAGAAAATCTTACTCCTGCTCAAAGAAAGCTGTTACA ACTAGAAATTGATACTTTGGAGAGTTCTTGGTTTGATGCGttaaaagatgaatttttaaagccatattttttgaatctgAAAGAGTTTTTGATGAAGGAATGGCAAAGCCAACGTGTATTCCCGCCGAAAGAAGATATCTACTCATGGTCACATCATACTCCACTTCATAAAACCAAGGTCATTCTCTTAGGACAAGATCCTTACCATAACATTGGTCAAGCCCATGGTCTTTGCTTTTCCGTACGTCCAGGAATTCCATGTCCACCAAGTTTGGTCAACATATATAAAGCCATCAAGATCGATTATCCTGATTTTGTTATTCCGAAAACAGG GTATTTAGTTCCTTGGGCTGACCAAGGCATTTTAATGCTCAACGCTAGTTTAACTGTAAGAGCCCATCAAGCTGCTTCTCATTCTGGCAAGGGTTGGGAAACTTTCACTTCTGCTGTCCTGCAAGTTGCGTTGAATCGGAATCGCAAGGGTCTTGTAATTTTAGCATGGGGAACTCCAGCAGCTAAGCGACTTCAAGGTCTTCCTTTGAAAGCACACTATGTACTTAGAAGTGTCCATCCTAGCCCTCTCTCTGCACATCGTGGCTTTTTTGAATGCCACCATTTCAAGAAAACCAATGAGTGGCTCGAAGAGCAGTATGGACCTGAAAAATGCATCAATTGGAGCGCTGTTTCTgaacaaaaagcaaaaataaagtcTAGCGAGTTGGAATCCTCTTCAACTGAGTAG
- the spo13 gene encoding protein Spo13 — protein sequence MMSNSQISKLFSSISNKENSNENALKESTNKQLNNANTLAITHLKEQLSREVQRREELEGLLEQSQKEMEDLSVSLFTEANEMVAKARQDTEVLKRELDYLRAKEKGRIGKLRSIQTAVRTSIEARKLLSYSNESNYH from the exons atGATGAGCAATTCTC aaatttcaaagctttttaGCTCTATCTCTAACAAGGAAAATTCGAATgaaaatgctttaaaagaaagcacgaataaacaattaaacAATGCCAATACTTTAGCAATAACCCATTTGAAGGAACAACTTTCGAGAGAGGTTCAACGAAGAGAAGAGTTGGAAGGATTGCTTGAGCAAAGTCAGAAAGAAATGGAAGATTTATCGGTTTCACTGTTCACTGAAGCAAACGAAATGGTGGCCAAGGCAAGGCAGGATACAGaagtattaaaaagagaattgGACTATCTCAGggcaaaagaaaaaggacGTATTGGGAAACTAAGAAGCATCCAAACTGCTGTCCGAACTTCAATCGAAGCCAGAAAATTACTGAGTTATTCTAACGAATCAAATTACCACTGA
- the rrp5 gene encoding U3 snoRNP-associated protein Rrp5 → MAGNKRKRSNASEGSDSQGNERISSLSANEATQDFPRGGASSLTPLEYKEAVLEAKKDFMESASGTAELSKKTRPKKKGSKKSSKSELDNEENLKVHIQSLRYKNITPGSLILGQIAQINTLDLAVSLPNCLTGYVPITNISDKLSDRLDSIDNHAEDNAATEEEDGLNQIPDLMDLYKVGQWVRVSVTALGSENTTKTGKRHIELSLKPQDANGSAPEAADFVAGSMIQAVVSSIEDHGIVFDIGINNYTGFLSKKHINDFPFVEGQSLLCSVISKEDRIFHLSLTATSTKALEVMPSVQAILPGDYINVLVTDIKESGVIAKYMGVVDVTSDIYHSSPVKGEDLEDKFQLAKSVPARVLFVIPGDPPKIAVSFLPHVLTFNFATPNTPHPDQLDIGFIVNAAKVTYVSSSLGVFCDVGVPEISGFAHISRLSDKKVAGISPNSGPYKVDSTHEARIINYSYVDNLYILSFQQSVLNQQFLRIEDIEVGQFVDGTIAKLIPQGIVVTISEGINGLVPSTHMADIALQFPERRFKVGSSVKCRVLSTNVLRKRVLLTLKKSLLNTDLPLIYDYEQATPGTQTVGTLARIFEDGAIVEFYNSVRAFLPVSEMSEAYIRDAREHFKVGQTLSVTIVSCDPENRKMRVGCREQSWDAKRLERFENIKAGSVLSGIVLQKTEDSVIVDLGDKVTGVITLGQLCDGDLNKCSKVMNKLRASTKLAEVLVLRKDTSKKLISLSLKKSLVEAAKENRMPINITDLKEGIKYFGFVRNATTFGVFVEFCDGLVALVPKAYISEEYVPVPSAVYKPQQSVTCVCLSVELSQEKAFMSFKPLAQKQEKAVEFMESKYDIDNPVDETIKKTYDYVAGKITWAVVTSAKASQLNVDLAANVHGRVDVSEVFDNFGEIVDPNKPLKRFHKGDKIRVRVLGIHDSRNHKFLPISHRVSPKQFLELSVRPSILNMEPFSMKEPQFKKGDEVTGFVNNVSKECVWVSLTPSVNGRIPILDLTTDVKELNSLQKHFFLGKAIKCYVVNAEDSITLSAIGPLQGFENLTPGSRLVGKVTNVNEAGAILQLPGHMSGRVSRIDMFDDYDILPETKFTRNNLVGVCVLSVDVPNRKVALSARNSRTQSQPVEIKDKEINSVDDLKIGDICRGFVCNVANQGLFVTIGHNLIARVKIGELFDTFIKDWKPHFHVNQLVKGSIVGIDNDSKRIEMSLKQSKIKDSSEITKTFADIAVGSNLDGTVVKVGDYGVLIRIDGTDNIVGLCHKSEIADAVVLNISKLYSSGDKVRAHVLDVDSEKRRIALGLKSSYFDSDSDISMSDNEEDVEMRSEDQSDTSESEVGSKDDVQSEEVENLESAGDEDEEEEPSALQANGFDWTDGSTVFDKLADDTEDSEDEEDEEPKRKKSKSDRFDDEEKDLDEIPSTAADFERQLLSSPNSSLLWISYMAYHLNLNELQEAREVGKRALSTINYREEDEKLNVWMALLNLEVAYGTEDSLKEVFKEACAYCDALIVYEKLCGILIKGGKVDLADEYMQLMLKNFKQVPSVWIQYATFLLNNDKAEKAHGLLERSLQSLPKSEHVGIIEKFAILEFKNGDPERGRTIFEGLLSSYPKRLDLWNVLIDMEMKQDDPSIVRRLFQRLLALNLSTKKAKFAFKKWLAYEKNIGDDEGAEQVKRRAIEYVSESHSEN, encoded by the coding sequence ATGGCtggaaataaaagaaagaggaGCAATGCCTCCGAAGGCTCGGATTCCCAAGGGAATGAGAgaatttcttctttgagTGCTAACGAGGCAACTCAAGATTTCCCTCGAGGTGGGGCGTCTTCATTGACTCCTTTAGAGTATAAAGAAGCTGTTTTAGAGGCTAAGAAGGACTTTATGGAGTCCGCTTCTGGTACCGCTGAATTGAGTAAAAAAACTCGTCCTAAGAAAAAGGGTAGTAAAAAATCTTCCAAATCCGAATTGGACAAcgaagaaaatttgaaggTTCATATTCAAAGCTTaagatataaaaatatcacACCCGgctctttaattttagGTCAAATTGCTCAAATAAATACGTTGGACTTGGCCGTCTCATTACCAAACTGTTTGACAGGTTATGTACCTATCACAAATATCTCCGATAAGCTTTCTGATCGTCTGGATAGTATTGACAATCATGCAGAAGATAATGCAGCAACTGAAGAGGAAGACGGTCTTAATCAAATACCGGATTTGATGGATTTGTACAAAGTTGGTCAATGGGTGCGTGTTTCTGTTACAGCCCTTGGCTCGGAAAATACTACAAAAACCGGAAAAAGACACATCGAGCTAAGTCTTAAGCCGCAAGATGCGAACGGTTCTGCTCCTGAGGCTGCGGATTTTGTTGCTGGGTCGATGATACAGGCCGTGGTTTCAAGTATTGAAGATCATGGTATTGTTTTTGATATTGgtattaataattatacTGGTTTTTTATCCAAAAAACACATAAATGATTTCCCTTTTGTTGAAGGCCAAAGTTTATTGTGTTCCgttatttcaaaagaagatcGAATTTTCCATCTTTCTCTCACTGCGACATCCACTAAGGCGCTTGAGGTTATGCCTTCTGTACAAGCTATTCTTCCTGGTGACTATATAAATGTTTTGGTAACGGACATCAAGGAAAGCGGAGTTATTGCAAAATATATGGGTGTAGTAGATGTCACTAGTGATATTTATCATTCTTCTCCCGTGAAAGGGGAAGATTTAGAAGATAAATTCCAGCTTGCTAAATCTGTTCCTGCTCGCGTTCTTTTTGTGATTCCCGGTGATCCCCCTAAAATTGCAGTATCTTTCTTACCTCACGTGCTTACCTTCAACTTCGCAACTCCCAATACTCCACATCCCGATCAACTAGATATTGGTTTTATCGTCAATGCTGCTAAGGTTACGTATGTATCCTCCTCACTTGGCGTTTTTTGCGATGTTGGTGTACCTGAGATATCCGGATTTGCTCACATTTCACGCCTTTCCGATAAAAAGGTTGCTGGAATTAGTCCCAATTCTGGCCCCTATAAAGTTGATAGCACCCACGAGGCTCGAATCATTAATTACAGTTATGTTGATAATTTATATATCTTGTCATTTCAACAATCTGTATTAAACCAGCAGTTTTTGCGAATAGAGGATATCGAAGTCGGTCAATTTGTCGATGGTACCATTGCGAAGCTTATACCTCAAGGAATCGTGGTAACTATTTCGGAAGGTATAAATGGTTTAGTTCCCTCTACCCATATGGCTGACATAGCCCTACAGTTTCCTGAACGTCGTTTTAAAGTTGGCTCTTCCGTAAAATGCCGTGTTTTAAGTACGAATGTTCTACGAAAGCGTGTCCTCTTAACtctcaaaaaatcattacTTAACACAGATTTGCCATTGATATATGACTATGAACAAGCTACCCCAGGAACACAAACAGTTGGAACTCTTGCTCgtatttttgaagatgGAGCTATAGTTGAGTTTTACAACAGTGTCCGTGCTTTTCTTCCCGTTTCGGAAATGAGCGAAGCTTACATTCGTGATGCTAGAGAACACTTTAAAGTTGGGCAAACACTTTCTGTTACTATCGTCAGTTGTGATCCAGAGAATCGTAAAATGCGTGTCGGCTGTCGTGAGCAGAGTTGGGATGCTAAAAGACTTGaaagatttgaaaacataaaaGCGGGTTCCGTACTTTCAGGTATTGTTCTTCAGAAAACCGAAGATTCCGTGATCGTTGATTTAGGAGACAAGGTTACTGGTGTGATTACCCTTGGCCAACTTTGCGATGgagatttaaataaatgctCTAAAGTCATGAATAAATTAAGAGCTTCTACCAAGCTTGCTGAGGTCTTAGTTCTTCGTAAAGACACCAGTAAAAAGTTGATTTCCTTGTCATTGAAGAAAAGCCTTGTTGAAGCTGCCAAGGAAAATCGGATGCCCATCAATATCACTGATCTTAAAGAAggtattaaatattttggatTCGTGCGTAATGCGACTACATTTGGCGTTTTTGTCGAGTTTTGTGACGGTTTAGTAGCATTAGTTCCAAAGGCCTATATATCTGAAGAGTATGTGCCAGTCCCTTCAGCAGTCTATAAACCCCAGCAATCCGTTACCTGTGTGTGTTTGTCCGTAGAGCTTTCACAAGAAAAGGCGTTTATGTCATTTAAGCCTCTTGCGCAGAAACAGGAGAAAGCTGTGGAATTTATGGAAAGCAAGTACGATATCGACAATCCAGTCGATGAAACTATTAAAAAGACGTATGACTACGTTGCAGGAAAAATTACCTGGGCTGTTGTTACATCTGCTAAAGCTTCTCAGCTTAATGTTGATTTAGCTGCTAATGTGCATGGCCGTGTTGATGTTTCTGAggtttttgataattttggAGAGATTGTTGATCCCAATAAACCACTTAAAAGATTTCATAAAGGTGATAAAATTCGAGTTCGCGTCTTAGGTATTCACGACTCAAGaaatcataaatttttaccGATATCGCATAGAGTGTCTCCGAAGCAGTTTTTAGAGTTGAGCGTACGCCCTTCAATATTGAACATGGAGCCATTCAGTATGAAAGAACCTCAGTTCAAAAAGGGTGATGAGGTGACTGGTTTTGTCAACAACGTCTCTAAGGAGTGCGTTTGGGTTTCTCTTACTCCTTCTGTCAATGGTCGTATACCTATCTTGGATCTAACGACAGACGTTAAAGAATTGAATTCTTtacaaaagcattttttccttGGAAAGGCAATCAAGTGTTATGTTGTTAATGCCGAAGACTCTATTACTCTATCAGCAATTGGACCATTACAGGGATTTGAAAACTTGACCCCCGGAAGTAGACTTGTTGGCAAAGTGACAAATGTCAACGAAGCTGGTGCTATTTTGCAACTTCCTGGTCATATGTCTGGTAGAGTTTCTCGAATTGATATGTTTGACGATTACGATATTTTACCCGAAACTAAATTTACCCGCAATAATTTGGTAGGTGTCTGTGTCTTAAGTGTGGATGTACCTAATAGAAAAGTGGCCTTATCTGCTCGTAATTCTCGTACTCAATCGCAGCCTGTGGAAATCAAGGACAAGGAAATAAATTCCGTAGATGATCTCAAGATTGGTGATATATGTCGGGGATTTGTTTGCAATGTTGCTAACCAAGGCCTCTTTGTTACGATAGGACATAATCTGATTGCTCGAGTAAAAATAGGCGAATTGTTCGATACATTCATTAAGGATTGGAAGCCCCATTTTCACGTCAACCAACTAGTTAAGGGAAGCATCGTTGGAATCGACAATGATTCCAAGCGTATTGAAATGTCATTGAAACAAAGCAAAATCAAGGATTCCTCGGAAATCACGAAGACATTTGCTGATATAGCCGTCGGTAGTAATCTTGATGGAACTGTCGTCAAAGTTGGTGACTACGGTGTTCTTATTCGTATTGATGGAACCGACAATATTGTTGGATTATGCCATAAGTCCGAAATTGCCGATGCAGTTGTACTGAATATCAGTAAATTGTATAGTTCTGGTGACAAAGTCCGTGCACATGTCTTAGACGTTGATTCTGAAAAACGCCGAATTGCTTTAGGGCTTAAGTCTTCCTATTTTGATTCGGATTCCGACATTTCAATGTCTGACAATGAGGAGGACGTTGAAATGAGATCAGAGGATCAATCAGATACATCCGAATCTGAAGTCGGCTCGAAGGATGATGTCCAATCTGAAGAGGTAGAAAATCTGGAATCTGCTGGTGATGAGGATGAAGAGGAGGAGCCAAGTGCTCTTCAAGCCAACGGATTTGACTGGACCGATGGAAGTACTGTTTTTGATAAGTTGGCTGATGATACTGAAGATAGtgaggatgaagaagatgaggaACCAAAGCGTAAGAAGAGTAAATCTGATCGTTTTGACgatgaagaaaaggatTTGGATGAAATTCCAAGCACAGCAGCTGATTTTGAACGACAGCTTCTCTCTTCACCTAATTCCTCACTGTTATGGATTAGTTACATGGCGTATCATTTAAATCTTAATGAGTTGCAAGAAGCCAGAGAAGTTGGAAAGCGTGCTCTTTCCACGATTAACTATCGGgaggaagatgaaaaactCAACGTTTGGATGGCCTTGCTTAACTTGGAGGTTGCATATGGTACTGAAGATTCTTTGAAGGAAGTTTTTAAGGAAGCATGCGCTTATTGCGATGCCTTAattgtttatgaaaagCTTTGTggaattttaattaaaggTGGTAAAGTTGATTTAGCCGATGAGTATATGCAATTAATGTTGAAGAACTTTAAACAAGTTCCATCTGTCTGGATTCAATATGCCACTTTTCTGTTGAACAATGATAAAGCAGAAAAAGCCCATGGTCTTTTGGAACGCAGTCTCCAAAGCCTTCCCAAA